In Pseudoalteromonas carrageenovora IAM 12662, the following proteins share a genomic window:
- a CDS encoding response regulator transcription factor: protein MRQSIFITQPEFESKHWHTAFPGCVICTKEPNRVTASNVIWILAGTSNWLELVKKYSQQRLLVIVMTNELEINELRAALEAGARGYVEALAAKVIIEQVLETACSGGIWLPGQLLSNLVGALSQTQFNYTHSCNLDSLTKRERQVVGIVVTGATNKQAAESLNITERTIKEHMSSIFNKLKVRDRIQLMLVVKGH from the coding sequence ATGCGTCAAAGTATTTTTATTACACAACCTGAGTTTGAGTCGAAACACTGGCACACAGCGTTTCCGGGTTGTGTAATATGCACAAAAGAACCTAACAGAGTAACAGCATCCAATGTTATTTGGATTTTAGCTGGCACCTCTAATTGGCTCGAACTTGTTAAAAAATATTCGCAACAGCGTTTACTCGTTATAGTAATGACCAACGAGCTTGAAATTAACGAACTCAGAGCAGCCCTAGAGGCTGGCGCAAGAGGTTATGTAGAGGCTTTAGCTGCTAAGGTTATTATTGAACAAGTATTAGAAACAGCCTGCTCAGGAGGTATTTGGCTGCCAGGTCAATTGCTGTCAAACCTAGTTGGTGCTTTATCACAAACTCAGTTTAACTATACGCATTCATGCAACCTTGACTCGCTCACCAAACGAGAGCGCCAGGTAGTTGGTATTGTGGTTACAGGCGCCACCAATAAACAAGCCGCAGAGTCATTAAACATTACAGAGCGCACTATTAAAGAGCATATGAGCTCTATATTCAATAAACTAAAAGTACGCGACCGAATTCAATTAATGTTAGTCGTAAAAGGGCATTAA
- a CDS encoding bifunctional diguanylate cyclase/phosphodiesterase has product MASFSLSNYFKKRKITLRQELWIALLIVIFVGFVSSVLISTNSAKSYFSTQLYLKNVDNASSLALMISQLDKDPVELELLVSATFDTGHYKRIELQDPNGEVIIKRTFTDELEASAPNWFKAIYGLNVQPGVGQVNNGWQQFGTLFIESHSQYAEQALWESALKLFFSFLIVAFFACIVSAYFLSRILKPLDDVVYQANAFGEKRFIKSKVPRTFEFARLVQSMNQLSTRFSRIIKEDSKRLEELRFKSQHDELTGLANREYFGATLEAHLQKSKDHAHGALFLFRIVNLDQISEQISRVEMVNFLRRFSDMLIGFLELNQEHFSENYIARISHSDFTVLFSDIDDIEQLSERVKVMHQAFIEEYKSVKLAIPHSCTYILKEDSRFDVLKRVDELLKSGNTKQVAVRAKEVDSKQKSELFDDATSWQSAIESALDNQTLEINSLPVMSFTGQLMQNQLGLSLELGGQLYRASYYYQWANRLKLLARLDWGLIKQLVSEYNVEPPNELISVELSSQTLLDDTALASILTYLSAFPELASKICFDIRESIAVSEIEIFKDFCEQVRCMGAKVALKRVGPEFTKIKKIQEFGLEMIKIDSVYGHNISYSQDNQTFLRGVCTLAHSIGIKVVAQGVTSQDDLDTLINLGFDGVIKES; this is encoded by the coding sequence ATGGCATCATTTTCCTTATCTAACTATTTTAAAAAGCGCAAAATTACGCTTCGACAAGAGCTTTGGATTGCATTGCTAATTGTTATTTTTGTTGGGTTTGTTAGCAGTGTTTTAATTAGCACTAATTCGGCTAAAAGTTACTTTTCTACTCAGTTGTATTTAAAAAATGTAGATAACGCAAGCTCACTTGCGTTAATGATTAGCCAGCTAGACAAAGACCCCGTAGAACTTGAGTTATTGGTATCTGCCACGTTTGATACTGGGCACTACAAACGCATTGAACTTCAAGACCCTAATGGTGAGGTAATAATTAAACGCACTTTTACAGATGAGCTTGAAGCGTCTGCGCCAAACTGGTTTAAAGCAATATATGGGCTAAATGTGCAGCCAGGGGTAGGGCAAGTAAATAATGGATGGCAACAGTTTGGTACGTTATTTATAGAAAGCCATAGTCAGTACGCAGAGCAAGCCCTATGGGAAAGTGCACTTAAGCTGTTTTTTAGCTTTTTAATAGTCGCTTTTTTTGCTTGTATAGTTAGTGCTTACTTTTTAAGTAGAATATTAAAACCACTAGATGATGTGGTTTATCAGGCAAACGCGTTTGGAGAAAAACGCTTTATTAAATCTAAGGTGCCGCGCACATTTGAGTTTGCTCGACTAGTACAGTCAATGAATCAGTTATCAACTCGTTTTAGCCGCATTATTAAAGAAGACAGTAAGCGCTTAGAAGAGCTTAGGTTTAAGTCGCAGCATGACGAATTAACCGGTTTGGCTAATCGTGAATATTTTGGCGCTACGCTTGAGGCGCATTTACAAAAGTCGAAAGATCATGCTCATGGTGCTTTATTTTTATTTAGAATTGTAAACTTAGATCAAATTAGTGAGCAAATTAGCCGGGTCGAAATGGTTAATTTTTTGCGCCGTTTTTCAGATATGCTAATTGGGTTTTTAGAGTTAAACCAAGAGCATTTTTCTGAAAACTACATTGCGCGTATCTCTCATAGTGATTTTACGGTTTTATTTAGTGATATAGACGACATAGAGCAATTAAGTGAAAGAGTTAAGGTTATGCATCAGGCTTTTATTGAAGAATATAAAAGCGTTAAGTTAGCAATTCCTCATAGCTGTACATACATACTAAAAGAGGATTCGAGGTTTGATGTATTAAAGCGTGTTGATGAGTTATTAAAATCGGGCAATACCAAGCAGGTGGCTGTTCGTGCTAAAGAAGTCGACAGTAAACAAAAAAGCGAGTTATTTGATGACGCCACAAGTTGGCAAAGTGCAATAGAGTCTGCTTTAGATAATCAAACTCTCGAAATAAACTCCCTCCCAGTAATGAGCTTTACAGGGCAGTTAATGCAAAATCAGCTAGGGCTAAGCCTAGAGCTTGGTGGGCAACTGTACCGCGCAAGTTATTACTACCAATGGGCTAACCGTTTAAAGCTATTAGCACGCTTAGATTGGGGGTTAATTAAACAGTTAGTTAGTGAATATAATGTTGAGCCGCCAAACGAGCTTATTTCAGTTGAGCTTTCGTCGCAAACTTTATTAGATGATACGGCTCTTGCTTCTATATTAACTTACTTATCGGCATTTCCTGAGTTAGCCTCAAAAATTTGCTTTGATATTCGTGAAAGTATTGCGGTTAGCGAAATCGAAATATTTAAAGACTTTTGTGAGCAAGTTAGGTGTATGGGTGCAAAAGTAGCCTTAAAACGGGTAGGACCTGAGTTTACCAAAATTAAGAAAATTCAAGAGTTTGGCTTAGAAATGATTAAAATTGATAGTGTGTATGGTCACAACATTAGCTACAGCCAAGACAATCAAACCTTTTTACGTGGTGTGTGTACTCTCGCACATTCTATTGGTATTAAGGTGGTGGCTCAGGGAGTTACTAGCCAAGATGATTTAGACACCCTTATTAATCTTGGCTTTGATGGAGTTATTAAAGAGTCGTAA
- a CDS encoding transglutaminase-like cysteine peptidase, with protein sequence MALKPTHIRPTFFTWCKANLRYLLLFFLLSSGVFASRLSIQFNTFIELMGQKYGPARVAVARSWQSMLVQTQNKPEQQQILIVNDFFARNLRYQTDILLWKQNDYWATPLETLGRGLGDCEDYAIAKYISLRALGVSDDKLRLIYVKAKLAGSNKTQAHMVLGYFATPNAQPLILDSLITKVLPAAKRVDLSPVFSFNSQGLWANNSTKSVASPTARLSRWRKILEQTTNEGVMW encoded by the coding sequence ATGGCGCTTAAGCCAACTCATATTCGTCCCACGTTTTTTACATGGTGCAAAGCCAATTTGCGCTACCTATTGCTGTTTTTTTTACTTTCTAGTGGTGTTTTTGCAAGCCGCCTGAGTATTCAATTTAATACGTTTATTGAGCTTATGGGGCAAAAGTATGGCCCTGCGCGAGTAGCTGTTGCCCGTAGTTGGCAAAGTATGTTGGTACAAACACAAAATAAGCCAGAGCAACAACAAATACTTATAGTAAACGACTTTTTTGCACGTAACTTACGTTATCAAACCGATATATTACTTTGGAAACAAAACGACTATTGGGCCACCCCATTAGAAACATTAGGCCGAGGCTTGGGAGATTGCGAAGACTACGCAATTGCAAAATACATTAGTTTAAGAGCATTAGGTGTGAGCGACGATAAGTTAAGGCTTATTTACGTAAAAGCAAAGCTAGCAGGTTCAAACAAAACTCAAGCACACATGGTGCTTGGTTATTTTGCTACACCTAACGCTCAACCACTTATTTTAGACAGTTTAATTACAAAGGTTTTACCTGCTGCAAAACGTGTAGATTTAAGCCCTGTTTTTAGCTTTAACAGCCAAGGTTTATGGGCTAATAATTCAACCAAAAGTGTCGCTAGCCCAACAGCAAGGCTTTCTCGCTGGCGTAAAATTTTGGAGCAGACAACCAATGAAGGAGTTATGTGGTAA